In the Chloroherpetonaceae bacterium genome, one interval contains:
- a CDS encoding VTT domain-containing protein, whose protein sequence is MDVFQHFSSLDEMIRWGGYTLLFFIVFSETGLFFGFLLPGDSLLITAGLVAASGKLGYWEVNATMITAAILGDSTGYFIGKSLGKALFRKEDSLFFRREYLLRTQTFYDRHGGKTIFFARFVPIIRSFATTVAGIAGMPYLRFIAFSISGAITWIASLTSLGYFLGSQFPELDTYINLIISITVLGIVLSIVIKLVRAKIELQRTKSLKSTDVH, encoded by the coding sequence ATGGATGTGTTTCAACATTTCTCATCGTTAGATGAGATGATTCGGTGGGGCGGCTACACCCTTCTTTTCTTTATTGTCTTTTCAGAAACAGGTCTTTTCTTTGGATTTCTTCTTCCTGGCGATTCGCTTCTAATTACAGCAGGTTTAGTTGCAGCAAGTGGCAAGTTAGGCTATTGGGAAGTGAACGCCACAATGATAACTGCTGCAATTTTAGGAGATAGCACTGGTTACTTTATTGGCAAGTCGTTGGGCAAAGCGCTATTTAGAAAAGAAGATTCTCTTTTTTTTCGCCGAGAGTATCTCCTACGCACTCAGACCTTCTATGACCGACACGGAGGGAAAACCATCTTTTTTGCCCGGTTTGTGCCAATTATCCGTAGCTTTGCAACCACAGTTGCAGGCATTGCAGGGATGCCTTACCTACGGTTTATTGCATTCAGTATCTCTGGGGCCATCACTTGGATTGCGAGCCTCACTTCACTGGGTTATTTTCTCGGCTCACAATTCCCCGAGCTAGACACTTATATTAACTTGATTATTAGCATTACGGTTTTAGGAATTGTTCTCAGCATTGTTATCAAACTCGTGCGGGCTAAAATTGAGCTTCAACGCACAAAATCCCTTAAATCTACCGATGTGCATTAA
- the nadA gene encoding quinolinate synthase NadA, with protein sequence MTETAPSRHDTLSSLRSLAKLDLFAEIERLKKEMNAVILAHYYQEPDIQDVADLLGDSLQLAQAAQKTNADVIVFAGVHFMAETAKILNPDKQVLLPDLNAGCSLADSCPPALFAKFKEQHTDAVVVSYINCSAEIKAMSDIICTSSNAEKIIRSIPEHKKIIFAPDKNLGAYLVKKLNRPMILWQGTCFVHESFSERQLIRLKTAYPNAKVIAHPECEESILRHADFIGSTRALLDYTIKSPDDTYLVVTETGIIHEMKKRSPHKNFIAALYEEKKGCACNECPYMKLNTLEKLYLCMKNRSPEITMPEELRLRALKPLERMLEISA encoded by the coding sequence ATGACTGAAACTGCACCGTCAAGGCACGATACGCTAAGCAGCCTAAGGAGTCTTGCAAAGCTTGATCTATTTGCAGAAATCGAGCGACTCAAAAAAGAAATGAATGCCGTTATTCTGGCGCATTACTACCAAGAGCCAGATATTCAAGACGTGGCTGACTTGTTAGGAGATAGCCTGCAGCTCGCACAAGCGGCACAGAAAACCAATGCTGATGTGATTGTGTTTGCAGGCGTTCACTTTATGGCGGAAACGGCAAAAATTCTTAACCCTGATAAGCAAGTATTATTACCTGACTTGAATGCAGGCTGTTCGCTAGCAGATAGCTGTCCGCCTGCACTATTTGCTAAATTCAAGGAACAGCACACAGATGCAGTAGTAGTGAGTTACATTAATTGCTCGGCGGAAATCAAGGCGATGTCAGATATTATTTGCACATCTTCAAACGCTGAGAAAATTATTCGTAGCATTCCAGAACATAAGAAAATTATTTTCGCACCCGACAAAAATCTGGGAGCATACCTAGTAAAAAAGCTCAATCGCCCAATGATTCTCTGGCAGGGTACATGTTTTGTGCACGAATCCTTTTCCGAGCGCCAGCTAATTCGGCTCAAAACAGCATATCCGAACGCCAAAGTGATTGCGCACCCTGAGTGCGAGGAATCCATCTTGCGCCATGCAGACTTTATTGGCTCGACACGTGCGCTCCTAGATTACACCATCAAAAGCCCTGATGACACTTATTTGGTTGTAACTGAAACGGGTATTATTCACGAAATGAAAAAGCGTTCCCCACATAAAAATTTCATTGCGGCACTTTACGAAGAAAAGAAAGGCTGTGCCTGCAATGAATGCCCGTATATGAAGCTAAATACACTGGAAAAGCTATACCTTTGTATGAAAAATCGCTCCCCAGAAATTACGATGCCAGAAGAGCTACGCTTGCGTGCCTTGAAGCCATTGGAACGAATGTTGGAGATTTCTGCTTAA
- a CDS encoding co-chaperone GroES family protein: protein MQTVTDKFIVIGDRVLIKPKNDERTRGGLYLPPSVHEKEKIQSGYVLKTGPGYAVAPPQDADEPWKEATRRPQYIPLQAMEGDLAIYLQNLSHEIEFEGEKYVIVPHSAILLLIREDLTSND, encoded by the coding sequence ATGCAAACTGTTACGGACAAGTTTATCGTCATTGGCGACCGTGTGCTAATCAAGCCAAAGAACGATGAGCGCACGCGTGGAGGGTTATATCTGCCACCGAGTGTGCATGAAAAGGAGAAAATTCAGAGCGGATATGTGCTCAAAACAGGTCCGGGCTACGCTGTAGCACCACCCCAAGACGCTGATGAGCCATGGAAAGAGGCTACGCGGCGGCCTCAGTATATCCCGCTGCAAGCTATGGAAGGCGACTTAGCTATCTACCTCCAGAATCTCTCGCACGAAATTGAGTTCGAAGGAGAAAAATATGTGATTGTGCCGCATTCGGCCATCTTGCTCCTGATTCGGGAAGACCTAACCAGCAACGACTAA
- a CDS encoding HAD-IC family P-type ATPase, which translates to MPPPLQGLSEEEVAARRRQGRINIARSPHTKSSREIFLENTLTIFNLINFGIIAFLFGVFFWSNDTRLLLDSVGIILVVVSNTAIAIVQEFRTRAILENTRLLLSREVTVVRDGKEMVIDPSEVVEGDVLKITRGEYAVVDGKVVASSALEMDESLLTGESLTIEKPVGTQLFSGSYCVAGSGYYLAERVGSSSYAARITALAREYKFVSTPLQRKIDRIFVWSFVIVLILALLEIAARAQAGALSDLEFIRRIVTVVVTLLPEGLVFFTTIVFATGVYRVMKLGAVVQKLNAIESFSTVEVVCLDKTGTLTENHLSLHDLYAFENGISEPNIKGLLSAYAFASSDSNATIQALRQLPSKPSRVLSELPFSSARKFSALHLETEFGTFALALGGYEVLAKFLDEPNQRALDAILDTRNLRGYRNLLFAELQDGAALAALTNPNPDNKLKLKPLALISLSGAPRQDISEALKLFRENHIQLKILSGDTADSVQATLRDIGWHTTEADVMTGAEIDRTDAQTFSEKVRTKTVFARLSPEHKQRIIRELNKHHRTAMIGDGVNDVPAVKEATLGIAMEEGSSITKEIADIVLLKNKFSLLPKIFEQGRLILNTVLAIAKLYLTKNLIVLLLEILTISLGALFPLTPRRSALLSLLGVALPVYVITAFNRRTTPPRAFFTELFAFIAVSLLAFSTASYAAQSLATLLSMPNLIEEKMVMTSALVIMCLGNFVYLSIRANAQRAACYVQVSIGILLLYAFLAHTTWTFFPINAIKTFYEIENFRPELWLAIALSSAGGLLLLWLLHGLVERWLLWRAEQKRA; encoded by the coding sequence ATGCCACCACCGCTTCAAGGCCTGTCAGAAGAAGAAGTCGCAGCGCGCCGCCGTCAAGGGCGTATCAACATCGCACGCTCACCGCACACCAAAAGCTCACGCGAGATTTTCCTTGAAAACACCCTCACTATCTTCAACCTTATCAACTTCGGCATCATTGCTTTTCTCTTTGGCGTGTTCTTTTGGTCAAATGATACGCGTCTGTTGCTCGATAGCGTGGGGATTATCTTGGTGGTGGTCTCCAACACAGCAATTGCCATCGTGCAAGAATTTCGCACACGTGCGATTCTGGAAAACACGCGCCTGTTGCTCTCGCGAGAGGTAACCGTCGTGCGAGATGGCAAAGAAATGGTGATTGATCCATCAGAGGTAGTCGAGGGCGATGTGCTGAAAATCACGCGTGGAGAGTATGCTGTGGTGGATGGCAAAGTGGTTGCGTCATCTGCCTTAGAAATGGATGAGTCCTTGCTCACAGGTGAGTCACTGACGATTGAAAAGCCAGTTGGAACGCAGCTCTTCTCAGGCAGTTACTGCGTGGCGGGAAGCGGCTACTACCTTGCTGAGCGGGTAGGCAGTAGCTCCTATGCGGCGCGCATTACTGCTCTGGCTAGGGAGTATAAGTTCGTCAGCACCCCTTTGCAGCGTAAAATTGACCGAATTTTCGTCTGGTCATTTGTAATTGTCTTGATACTGGCGCTACTGGAGATTGCAGCACGTGCACAAGCTGGAGCGCTATCTGACTTAGAGTTTATCCGCCGCATCGTAACCGTTGTGGTAACGCTCTTGCCAGAAGGCTTGGTTTTCTTTACGACGATTGTCTTTGCGACAGGCGTCTATCGTGTAATGAAACTGGGTGCAGTGGTGCAAAAGCTGAACGCTATTGAATCGTTCTCCACGGTTGAAGTAGTTTGCTTGGATAAAACGGGCACGCTGACCGAAAATCATCTTTCGCTGCATGACCTCTATGCATTTGAGAATGGGATTTCCGAACCGAATATCAAAGGCTTGCTCAGTGCATATGCATTTGCCTCATCTGACTCGAATGCAACCATTCAAGCCCTGCGACAACTGCCCAGCAAGCCAAGTCGCGTGTTATCTGAGCTGCCTTTTAGTTCCGCAAGAAAGTTTTCAGCACTGCATCTGGAAACAGAGTTTGGCACTTTTGCGCTTGCACTGGGCGGTTACGAAGTGCTGGCTAAATTCTTAGACGAGCCGAATCAGCGAGCACTGGACGCAATTCTCGACACGCGTAACCTGCGCGGCTACCGCAATTTGCTCTTTGCTGAACTGCAAGATGGAGCGGCACTTGCTGCGCTGACAAACCCTAATCCCGACAACAAGCTAAAGCTCAAGCCGCTTGCACTGATTTCACTGAGCGGCGCACCACGACAAGACATTTCAGAGGCACTCAAACTGTTTCGCGAAAATCATATCCAGCTCAAAATTCTCTCAGGCGATACAGCCGACTCCGTTCAGGCAACTTTGCGTGATATTGGCTGGCACACTACAGAGGCAGATGTGATGACAGGTGCGGAGATTGACCGAACCGATGCACAAACATTTTCCGAAAAAGTGAGAACCAAAACAGTGTTTGCACGCCTTTCGCCCGAACATAAGCAGCGCATCATTCGCGAGCTAAACAAACATCACCGCACGGCAATGATTGGCGATGGTGTCAATGACGTGCCCGCAGTCAAAGAAGCCACGCTGGGTATTGCAATGGAGGAGGGCAGCAGCATCACCAAAGAAATTGCTGACATTGTGCTGCTCAAAAATAAATTTTCGCTTCTTCCTAAAATCTTTGAGCAAGGTCGCTTGATTTTGAACACTGTGCTGGCAATTGCAAAGCTCTACCTAACCAAGAATCTCATTGTGCTGCTACTGGAAATCCTTACTATCTCACTTGGAGCACTTTTTCCGCTAACGCCTCGCCGCTCCGCGTTGCTAAGTCTCTTGGGGGTTGCTTTGCCTGTGTATGTGATTACAGCATTCAATCGACGCACCACTCCGCCACGCGCATTTTTTACAGAGCTATTTGCCTTTATCGCTGTGTCGCTGCTTGCGTTTTCCACGGCTAGTTATGCCGCACAAAGCCTTGCTACGCTGCTGTCTATGCCGAACTTGATAGAAGAGAAAATGGTCATGACCTCCGCACTGGTGATAATGTGCTTGGGCAATTTTGTCTATCTTTCCATTCGTGCTAACGCGCAAAGAGCCGCATGCTATGTGCAGGTGAGCATTGGGATTCTGCTACTCTATGCCTTCTTAGCCCACACGACTTGGACATTTTTTCCAATCAACGCAATCAAAACATTCTATGAAATTGAAAACTTCCGACCTGAACTCTGGCTTGCAATTGCGCTGAGCAGTGCAGGAGGATTGCTGCTACTGTGGTTACTTCACGGGCTTGTGGAACGCTGGCTGCTGTGGCGAGCAGAGCAGAAGAGGGCGTAG
- a CDS encoding FKBP-type peptidyl-prolyl cis-trans isomerase codes for MRVGGKRRLEIPPHLGYGNAQVGEIPPNSPLIFEIELLSVE; via the coding sequence ATGCGAGTAGGTGGCAAGCGCAGGTTGGAAATCCCACCGCACTTAGGCTATGGCAATGCACAAGTAGGAGAAATTCCACCAAATAGCCCTTTGATTTTCGAGATAGAGTTGCTAAGCGTCGAGTAG
- a CDS encoding FKBP-type peptidyl-prolyl cis-trans isomerase → MLLVLSVACQNRKIETLQVIDEVVGTGAVAEPGKKLTVHYTGMLTDGKVFDSSRLPGRTPFEFVLGAGQVIAGWDEGLKECE, encoded by the coding sequence ATGCTGCTCGTGCTGTCTGTGGCGTGTCAGAATAGAAAAATTGAGACGCTGCAGGTCATTGATGAAGTGGTGGGCACAGGAGCAGTCGCAGAACCCGGCAAAAAACTCACGGTGCACTACACGGGTATGCTCACAGACGGCAAGGTGTTCGATTCCTCTCGCTTGCCCGGGCGCACACCGTTTGAGTTTGTGCTGGGAGCTGGGCAAGTGATTGCAGGCTGGGACGAGGGACTAAAGGAATGCGAGTAG
- the rimO gene encoding 30S ribosomal protein S12 methylthiotransferase RimO, producing MKTKLPKLHVLTLGCSKNVVDSEMLLAQARANQFLLTDDPRKADVLVINTCGFIEEAKQESIDHILDGVELRKKGRLKKLLVMGCLSERYHKELAAEIPEVDRYFGVLDFEGKVLSQILEEMGGHLKNELLGERWLSTPQHFAYLKISEGCDHPCSFCAIPLMRGKHRSKPMEVLLAEATALRQRGVKELILIAQDLTYYGLDLYGKRKLDELLRRLSDIGFEWIRLLYAYPAKFPKEILPVIRERENLCKYLDIPIQHINDEVLRSMRRGITKRKLIELLSEIRTEVPNIRLRTTFIFGYPIETEEIFQEALDFIEEAKFDRLGCFAYSHEENTAAFALQDAVPPNEKLRRVETAMTLQAEISAAKNQQLIGTRLRVLIDRIEKGVAVGRTEFDAPEVDNEVIITSAQDGFLPAKLAVGEFYEVEITEAEAFDIFGTITKKL from the coding sequence ATGAAAACAAAACTGCCGAAACTGCACGTCTTAACGCTTGGCTGTTCTAAGAATGTGGTGGATTCAGAAATGTTGCTTGCACAAGCGCGGGCAAATCAGTTCCTGCTAACTGACGACCCGCGCAAGGCAGATGTGCTTGTAATTAACACATGCGGCTTCATTGAAGAGGCAAAGCAAGAATCTATTGACCATATCTTGGACGGAGTTGAGCTGAGAAAGAAAGGACGGCTGAAAAAACTTCTGGTAATGGGCTGTCTCTCCGAGCGCTATCACAAGGAGTTGGCGGCTGAGATTCCAGAAGTAGACAGGTATTTTGGCGTGCTAGATTTCGAGGGCAAAGTGCTATCTCAGATTTTGGAGGAAATGGGTGGGCATCTGAAAAATGAACTACTGGGCGAGCGCTGGCTGAGCACGCCGCAGCACTTTGCCTACCTCAAAATTTCAGAAGGGTGTGACCATCCGTGTTCCTTTTGCGCCATTCCTTTAATGCGGGGCAAGCATCGCTCTAAGCCAATGGAGGTGCTCCTTGCCGAAGCGACAGCTCTGCGTCAGCGTGGCGTAAAGGAGCTGATTCTAATTGCACAAGACCTCACCTACTATGGATTGGACTTATACGGCAAGCGCAAGTTAGATGAGCTGCTAAGACGCCTCTCTGATATTGGCTTTGAGTGGATACGCTTACTCTATGCATACCCAGCTAAGTTCCCAAAGGAAATCTTGCCTGTTATCCGAGAGCGAGAAAACCTCTGCAAGTATCTCGACATACCAATCCAGCACATCAACGATGAGGTGCTAAGGTCAATGCGACGCGGCATTACAAAGCGCAAGTTGATTGAACTCCTCAGTGAGATTCGCACCGAAGTGCCCAACATTCGCTTGCGAACAACCTTCATTTTCGGCTATCCAATTGAGACAGAAGAAATTTTCCAAGAAGCCTTAGACTTCATTGAGGAAGCAAAGTTTGACCGCTTAGGCTGCTTTGCTTATTCCCACGAGGAAAATACAGCTGCTTTTGCGCTGCAAGATGCCGTGCCGCCTAACGAAAAGCTCCGGCGTGTGGAGACCGCAATGACCTTGCAAGCAGAGATTTCAGCCGCCAAAAATCAGCAGCTCATTGGCACAAGACTGCGTGTGCTCATTGACCGCATTGAAAAAGGGGTGGCAGTGGGACGCACAGAGTTTGATGCACCAGAAGTAGATAACGAAGTGATTATTACATCAGCTCAAGATGGCTTTTTACCAGCTAAGTTAGCCGTCGGCGAGTTTTATGAAGTAGAAATAACAGAGGCAGAAGCCTTCGATATTTTCGGCACGATTACAAAAAAACTTTAA
- a CDS encoding KpsF/GutQ family sugar-phosphate isomerase, with protein sequence MSASRKTQKPSAPSVQPAAVPEHRALQALAKETLRLEAHALLQIADRIDASFAKAVQCIASLKGKLIVSGMGKSGLIAQKIAATLASTGTPAVFMHPSEAAHGDLGMVQQGDGALFLSKSGITEELIVILPVFKKLSVPIVAMVGNLRSTLAMRADVVLDVSVSKEADPFDLAPTTSTTAMLAMGDALAVALMRLKNFSPERFAQFHPSGALGRRLTMRVEEVMATGDRLPLVAENASLREVILEMTAKRFGAALVVNSKQKLSGIFTDGDLRRLMLSGVPLDALKACDVMSRNPKFTTPDTMAKACLETMEQHRITQLPVCDASGKPIGIVHLHDLVSLGL encoded by the coding sequence ATGAGCGCATCTCGTAAGACCCAAAAACCCTCTGCACCTTCGGTGCAGCCAGCCGCCGTGCCAGAGCATCGTGCATTGCAAGCATTAGCCAAAGAGACCCTGCGCCTAGAAGCACACGCGCTTTTGCAGATTGCTGACCGCATTGATGCGAGCTTTGCAAAAGCCGTTCAGTGCATTGCAAGTTTGAAAGGCAAACTGATTGTCTCTGGCATGGGCAAGTCAGGCTTGATTGCTCAGAAAATTGCAGCTACGCTTGCTTCAACAGGCACGCCTGCTGTGTTTATGCATCCTTCTGAGGCTGCACACGGTGATTTGGGAATGGTGCAACAAGGTGACGGGGCACTGTTTCTTTCCAAAAGCGGTATCACAGAAGAACTGATTGTGATTCTCCCTGTCTTCAAGAAGCTGTCCGTGCCGATTGTGGCAATGGTGGGGAATTTGCGTTCCACACTGGCTATGCGCGCCGATGTGGTCTTAGATGTCAGTGTCAGTAAAGAAGCCGATCCCTTCGACCTTGCACCCACAACCTCCACAACGGCTATGCTGGCAATGGGCGATGCTTTGGCAGTTGCCCTTATGCGGCTTAAAAATTTTTCTCCTGAGCGCTTTGCACAATTTCACCCCAGTGGTGCACTGGGACGACGGCTCACGATGCGCGTCGAAGAGGTCATGGCTACAGGCGACCGTCTGCCACTGGTTGCGGAAAATGCCTCGCTTAGGGAAGTGATTTTAGAAATGACGGCTAAGCGGTTTGGTGCGGCGTTAGTCGTCAATAGCAAGCAAAAACTTTCTGGCATTTTTACAGATGGCGACTTGCGACGCCTGATGCTCTCTGGCGTCCCGCTTGACGCCCTGAAAGCCTGTGATGTTATGAGTCGCAACCCCAAATTCACGACCCCCGATACGATGGCAAAAGCTTGCTTGGAGACAATGGAACAGCATCGCATTACACAACTGCCTGTCTGCGATGCTTCTGGCAAACCGATAGGTATCGTGCACTTACACGACCTTGTCTCACTAGGGCTGTAG
- a CDS encoding PAS domain S-box protein: MNVISTSLLEQATKRERQLSLIVEIDRFLLTTRNLNRQTCQPLLQLVAELAEADRVFILEKEPAQNSQAAATFIAEWHRETVQPSRLLSQHIEDSQALERIQCLLESGEVMMSRVADLSGAEQALFGQSGAQALLLLPIIVKGKFYGLLGCERHGSPLLWESDSLNLLKAAASSVSIALERKYIEQELMEAKEQFQAVLDAVPGFVSWVSADMTYLGLNRHLAAALGGKPEDFVGKKVGFLNSKFYNFLKGLFESPYQASVMEDTITIAGRQMQHLVFAQKYHQGQAAVCVGIDITDRKMMEERLREQAKLLEVTRDAVILQDLQGKVLYWNPGAVRLYGWTEEEVLGRSIRAELYDEADLAQIEAVHQKVLQTGQWIGELRQRTKSGKKVIVESRRTLVLNEKGEPDKVLVVNTDITEKKDLESQMLRNQRMDSIGLLASGIAHDMNNVLAPILTGLLLLRKQNPDEQSRRWIALLEESAIRGKELIKQILSFARGNSGEKTVFNPSHIVKDVARFISQTFPKEIEIEYEAPATIWSIFGEPTQLHQVLLNLCVNARDAMPNGGRLTIRAENVVLDAAKAAAFVDAEEGEYVCLTVSDTGTGIAPDILDKIFEPFFTTKEVGKGTGLGLSVVFSVVRSHNGFIDVKTKVGSGTSFFIYLPATKTEQKEFGEESMEAMQGSGEVILLVEDDVAVREVAHAILLSMGYTVLTANNGAEAVAIFAQHSSEINLLLTDIMMPVMDGIACVHAIRSLRPDLPVVVMSGLMEGEKVAKLSSLGVQGSITKPFRAEALLQTVYRALKQTTVRY, from the coding sequence ATGAATGTCATATCCACTTCACTGCTTGAGCAAGCGACCAAACGCGAGCGCCAACTGAGCCTGATTGTTGAGATCGATCGCTTCCTGCTCACCACGCGCAACCTCAATCGCCAGACCTGTCAGCCACTACTGCAGCTGGTAGCTGAGCTTGCAGAAGCCGACCGTGTGTTCATTCTTGAAAAAGAACCTGCCCAGAACAGTCAAGCCGCTGCGACCTTCATTGCAGAGTGGCATCGAGAGACGGTGCAACCCAGTCGCTTACTGTCGCAGCATATTGAGGACAGTCAAGCTCTGGAAAGAATCCAATGCTTGCTGGAATCAGGTGAAGTGATGATGAGCCGCGTGGCAGATTTATCTGGTGCAGAGCAGGCACTATTTGGGCAATCTGGTGCGCAAGCGCTGCTTCTCTTGCCGATTATCGTGAAAGGCAAATTTTATGGATTGCTGGGTTGCGAGCGGCATGGCTCGCCGTTGCTATGGGAGTCTGACAGCCTCAACTTGCTCAAAGCAGCTGCCTCTTCGGTCTCAATCGCTTTGGAGCGCAAGTATATTGAGCAAGAATTGATGGAAGCCAAAGAGCAATTTCAGGCGGTATTAGATGCGGTGCCGGGGTTTGTGTCGTGGGTCAGTGCCGATATGACCTATCTCGGATTGAACCGCCATCTGGCCGCAGCGTTAGGAGGCAAGCCAGAAGACTTTGTCGGCAAAAAGGTAGGTTTTCTCAACTCTAAGTTCTACAACTTTCTCAAAGGTCTGTTTGAGTCGCCGTATCAAGCCAGTGTGATGGAAGACACCATCACGATTGCAGGGAGACAGATGCAGCACCTTGTGTTTGCGCAAAAGTATCATCAGGGACAGGCAGCTGTGTGCGTAGGCATTGATATTACAGACCGAAAGATGATGGAAGAACGGCTGCGTGAGCAGGCAAAGCTGCTGGAAGTTACACGCGACGCGGTCATCTTGCAAGATTTGCAAGGGAAAGTGCTTTACTGGAATCCCGGCGCAGTGCGCCTCTACGGCTGGACAGAGGAGGAAGTGCTGGGTCGTTCTATCCGAGCCGAACTCTATGATGAAGCTGACTTGGCGCAAATTGAGGCTGTGCATCAGAAAGTGCTGCAAACAGGGCAGTGGATTGGAGAGTTGCGTCAGCGCACAAAGAGCGGCAAGAAAGTCATTGTTGAGAGCCGTCGCACGCTGGTGCTGAACGAAAAGGGGGAGCCTGATAAAGTGCTGGTGGTCAATACAGATATTACTGAAAAGAAAGACTTAGAAAGCCAAATGCTCCGCAACCAGCGAATGGATAGCATCGGTCTTTTGGCGTCTGGCATTGCGCACGATATGAACAATGTGCTTGCACCAATTCTGACAGGATTACTTTTGCTACGCAAACAAAATCCCGATGAGCAGTCTCGAAGATGGATTGCCTTGCTTGAGGAAAGCGCTATTCGCGGTAAGGAGTTGATAAAACAAATCCTAAGCTTTGCGCGTGGCAATAGTGGTGAGAAAACCGTCTTCAATCCGAGCCATATCGTCAAAGACGTGGCGCGCTTTATCTCACAGACTTTTCCAAAAGAGATTGAAATTGAGTATGAAGCTCCTGCGACGATATGGAGTATCTTCGGCGAACCGACGCAATTGCATCAGGTCCTGCTCAATCTCTGCGTGAATGCCCGCGATGCAATGCCAAATGGCGGACGGCTTACGATACGGGCTGAAAATGTGGTATTAGATGCAGCCAAAGCCGCAGCCTTCGTTGATGCAGAAGAAGGGGAGTATGTCTGCCTAACCGTAAGCGATACAGGCACTGGCATTGCACCCGATATTCTGGACAAAATTTTCGAACCTTTCTTTACAACCAAAGAGGTTGGCAAAGGCACAGGATTGGGGCTCTCGGTGGTCTTTTCCGTTGTACGCAGTCATAATGGCTTTATTGATGTGAAAACGAAGGTCGGTTCAGGCACGTCGTTTTTCATCTATCTGCCAGCGACCAAGACCGAACAGAAAGAATTTGGCGAAGAATCAATGGAGGCAATGCAAGGCAGCGGTGAAGTGATTTTGCTGGTAGAAGATGATGTGGCAGTGCGGGAAGTGGCACACGCCATCTTGCTCAGTATGGGCTACACGGTGCTTACAGCAAACAACGGGGCAGAAGCGGTTGCCATCTTTGCGCAGCATAGCAGTGAAATTAATCTGTTGCTGACCGACATCATGATGCCCGTAATGGACGGCATTGCATGCGTGCATGCAATCCGCTCCCTTCGACCTGACCTTCCTGTGGTAGTAATGAGTGGCTTGATGGAAGGCGAAAAGGTGGCAAAACTTAGCTCATTAGGTGTGCAAGGCTCTATTACAAAGCCATTCCGCGCAGAAGCGTTGCTGCAGACTGTCTATCGTGCCTTGAAGCAAACCACCGTGCGCTATTAG
- the cdd gene encoding cytidine deaminase, producing the protein MKASHRALDLLRHAAQDAMHKAIAPYSHFQVGAAIKTKRGKIITGHNIECSSYSLTICAERVALFKALSEGERNFTAIAVVASSGDFCPPCGACRQVLMDFAPEMTVYLFNHRGETKTLRLSDLLPLSFSSANLRESSNLTHSNHAATLLQTQSKAHSSKGAYRKS; encoded by the coding sequence ATGAAAGCATCACATCGAGCACTTGACCTGCTGCGACACGCTGCTCAAGACGCCATGCACAAAGCGATTGCGCCTTACTCGCACTTTCAAGTTGGAGCCGCCATAAAAACCAAGCGCGGGAAAATCATTACAGGGCACAACATTGAATGTTCGTCCTACAGCCTCACAATTTGTGCGGAGCGCGTGGCGCTCTTCAAGGCTCTCAGCGAGGGAGAACGCAACTTCACTGCTATTGCGGTTGTTGCCAGTTCTGGCGATTTTTGTCCGCCGTGCGGGGCTTGCCGGCAAGTCTTGATGGATTTCGCCCCTGAAATGACGGTGTATCTTTTTAATCATCGAGGTGAGACGAAAACCCTCAGGCTATCTGACTTGTTACCTCTGTCGTTTTCTTCAGCCAATCTTAGAGAGAGTTCGAACCTGACACACTCTAACCATGCGGCAACTTTATTACAAACCCAAAGCAAAGCCCACTCGTCCAAAGGCGCTTACAGGAAGAGTTGA